CTTTTGCCCTTTCCCTTTTGCCCTTTCCCTTTTGCCCTTTCCCTTTTGCCCTTTCCCTGTTGCCCTTTCCCTTTTGCCCTTTCCCTTTTGCCCTTTCCCTTTTGCCCTTTCCCCCTTTCCCTTTTGCCCTTTCCCTTTTGCCCTTTCCCTTTTGCCCTTTCCCTTTTCCCTTTTGCCCTTTCCCTTTTGCCTTTTGCCCTTTCCCTTTTGCCTTTTGCCCTTTCCCTTTCCCCCTCCTTATCTCCCTCCAGTATCCTGCCGGCCGAGTTGCATCTCCACCTTATACATCTTCCCTTCACGGAAGACGCCGAGGTGGACGGCGTCGCCGGGGCGGAAGTCGGTGAGGCGAGCGGCGAGGTCGACTTGCCCGTCGATGGGCTCGTCCTCGAAGGTGAGGATGACGTCATAGGGTTTGAAGCCGGCCAGGTCTGCCGGCGAGCCGGGGTCGACGTCGCGGACGACGAAGCCGCGCTGTTCCGTCAGCCCGAGGGCCCGGGCGATGCGCTCATTGACATCCCAGCCGCGGAGACCCGTGTAGTAGGAGCGGTCCACCTGCCCGGTTTCCTTCAGTTCCTGGACGATGCGCATGGCTTTGTCCGCCGGCACGGCGAACCCGAGCCCGATGGAGCCGCCGTTGCCGGACGTGTAGATGAACGTATTGACGCCGATGACCTCGCCGAGCGCGTTGATGAGCGGGCCGCCCGAGTTGCCCTGGTTGATGGCGGCATCGGTCTGGATCATATCCCGATAGATCCGATTTTCCTGCGGCTGGAAGTCGCGCCCCGTGCCGCTGACCACGCCAACGGTAACCGTGGGCTCGGCGGCTTCGAACAGGCCAAACGGATTGCCGAGCGCGATAGCCCATTCGCCGGGGATAGCGGAGCCGTTTTCCGCGAAAGAGAGGTGCGGCAGCGGTTCCGGGGGGGCTACCTTGATGAGCGCGAGGTCGCTGGCTTCGTCACTCCCGATCAGCGTCGCGTCGAGCGTGGCACCGTCCATGAAGGCGACGGTAATCTTCGCTGCGTTATGCGCCACGTGTTCGTTCGTGACGATGTAGCCGTCCGC
The sequence above is drawn from the Rhodothermales bacterium genome and encodes:
- a CDS encoding trypsin-like peptidase domain-containing protein — its product is MYSIRFTALLLIGILGIGCNRNANSQQQVETPAVLPAPSLGEVTDQLYESRTNAITRVVETASPAVVSVNVMAVQRVEYRDPFSDPWMEFFYGRSRSRVYEQQVQSVGSGFVISADGYIVTNEHVAHNAAKITVAFMDGATLDATLIGSDEASDLALIKVAPPEPLPHLSFAENGSAIPGEWAIALGNPFGLFEAAEPTVTVGVVSGTGRDFQPQENRIYRDMIQTDAAINQGNSGGPLINALGEVIGVNTFIYTSGNGGSIGLGFAVPADKAMRIVQELKETGQVDRSYYTGLRGWDVNERIARALGLTEQRGFVVRDVDPGSPADLAGFKPYDVILTFEDEPIDGQVDLAARLTDFRPGDAVHLGVFREGKMYKVEMQLGRQDTGGR